GTATCACGTGCTTCGCAGCTATGTCCTGATAGCGAACTGGCGCGGGGTTATCGCAGATCTTCAAGCCTGTCAGCGGCCAGCTTCGAGGATATCGGACGCGTGCCTGATCACATTTTGTGCGGCGTCGATACTTTCCATTGACAGATCGACACATACAATAAACGCCGGCAGGGCAGGAGCCCGGCCGGCGTTTGCAATTTGACGGTATCGAACGTCGAGAGGCTGGATCAGCCCTTCACGTGACCGCTGATGTGCTTGTTCATTTCGAACATCGTGACCTTGTCCTTGCCGAAGACCTTCTTCAGCTTGTCGTCGGCCAGGATCTCGCGCTTGTTTTCCGGGTTCTGCAGATTGTTCTTCTTGATGTGTTCCCACATCTTGCTGACGATCTCGCTGCGCGGCAGCGGGCCGTTGCCGACGACTGCGGCGAGCTCGGGCGAGGGGGTCACCGGCTTCGAGATGCCGCCGCGCGCCGCACCTGCCTTCTTCGCTTCTGCCATTGTCTTCTCCTGTCGTTGCAGCCGCCCCGCGGGGCGCTGACTGGTTATTCCTTGGTAAGCGCCGACGGCTTGTGCGCCGCTTTGCCCCCGTTGTCGCTCTTGACGATGTATTGCGGATTATCCGGCGTGGCGTTCACCTTGTGGCCCTTGATCGAGGTGCTCGACGTCACCTTCTTCTCGACCTTACCGTGCGCCGTTCCGCCGGGCGAACTCCACTTTACCTCGTCGCCCTTCTTCAACTGCTTCGCCACCAGACCATCTCCTCATCGGGAATCGATAGGAGGATAATCTCGTCACGTGCTGATGGTTGCATGGCCGAAAGGACCGGCGCTGTCGAGAGGGGGAGGGGGCGCCCCGCCGAAACGGGCCCCTCCCGCCCGTCGTCAGAAGCCGAACCGGCCGGTGATGCCGTAGAAGCGCGGCTGGCTGGGATAGCCGGCAAACGTGCCGGTCTGTTCCGGCACGGCAAAGCCGGTCACGTTGTAATATTGGTTCGTCAAATTCTCGACCCACAGTTCCAGCCGCTTGGTGCGGTCCTCGCTCTGCACGCCGATCCGAGCGTTGATGATCGGATAGCCTGGATTGAAGATCGGCGTACGCCCGGTGATCGGGTTCGGTGAGGCCGACGGGATATTCACCTCCGAATTGTAGCGCATGTCGGCATGGACGAGGGCGCGCCAGTCGCCCGTTAGACGCGGCGTCCACGTCGTGGCGATGGTGACGACGTTTTCCGGCTGATTGTTGATCCGCTGGCCTTCGGAGCCAGCGAACAGCGTACCGGCGAAGTTGTTCGACGCGTCATATCGGGCGTCGAGCCAGGTGTAGCCCAGACGGACGTTGAAATCGCGGATCGGCTGAATGACGGCTTCGGCTTCGACGCCCTTGCTGGTGGTGCGCGGGATGTTGAAGACGACGAAGCTGTTGCCGCTGAACAGCAGGTTCTGCAGGTTCTGGAACTTCTGGTAGAAGACCGCCGCGTTGAACGTGAAGGCGCGCGACGGGCTCATCTTGACGCCGAGTTCATAGGCATCGACCGTCTCCGCGCCGAAGCGCAGGTCGCTCGCCTGTGGGCCATTGCCGCCCAGGACGACCGAGTCGAAGCTCGCCTGGTCCATGTTGTAGCCGCCAGATTTATACCCGCGATCGTAGCTGACATAGCTCAGGACATCGTCGGACAGCTTGTACGACAGCTTGGCCGTGCCGGTCAGCTTGTCCTCGGTCCGCTTGTCGGCGTAGCTGCCGTTGAATTCGGTCGACACCGCCGGGTTGCACGACAGCAGGAACAGGTTGTTGAACAACGCCTGGTTCGCCGCACGGATCGCGGTGCGATAGGTCACGGCGCGCGGGTCGGTGCTCGAGAAGAAGCCGCACGCCGCCGTGTCGTTGCGGATCGTGGCGGTGAAATCCTTCGTCTCGTGATTCCAG
The nucleotide sequence above comes from Roseomonas aeriglobus. Encoded proteins:
- a CDS encoding DUF2945 domain-containing protein, which translates into the protein MAKQLKKGDEVKWSSPGGTAHGKVEKKVTSSTSIKGHKVNATPDNPQYIVKSDNGGKAAHKPSALTKE